The sequence AATAATAGTGTTTGTTTTGCTCGTAGTTATCTCCGGTAATGTTAAAGGTCTGCATTTGCGCACCGCCCTGCACCGTGATCTCCTGCTTTTTACCTTTTTGCTGAGAGAACACTGTAGTAGCGGTTAGCTTACCGAATTGCAAGGTGGTTTTAAATCCAAATAGAGTCTGGCTACCCGAAATTAAAGTGCTATTAAGCGGCAAGCTTACGTTACCTGCTTCAATCTTCTTAATGATCTCGTCCTCGTAACCTGTGTAATCTACTTTCACCTGGTTTTCCCAATCAAAAGAAGCTTCGGTGTTATAGTTGGTGGTGACTTTTAATTTGTCTCCAATCTTCCCAATAAGGTTTAACTGGATACGCATGTTAAAATCAAAATTGGTTACTTTTTGTTGTTTTTGTGGAATAGCCGGATTTAAATTTTTATTTCTGTTAAGTCCGAAAATTAACTCCGCAGTACCAGTTGGCTTTATGTCTACGGTATTTCCACCAAAAATCCTGTCGAATAATTCGCTGTTAACCTGTAATTTAGGTAAAATGCCTTTACGTGGCTGATCGTTGAGTTCATCAGCTGCCACGCGCGAACGCCAGTATTCACGCATTTGTTTTTTGTACATATATTCCTTGTATTCCTTAAGGTTCATATATGTCTCAGGCCGGTAATTTTGTTCTCCAACCTTTTGTTTTACAATGTAGTTTCCAGTCTTGGGGTCGTATTCTACCTCGGTTTTAATATTTTCCGGGTCTTCCAGATATAACTTTGATTTAGGATCCAGCATGGGCGGGTTCCCGTTATTATCTTTGAATTTAAATAACAAATCAGGCTCTTCTTCCTCCTCCACATCAGGAGAATCGGGAGGAAAAACATGTTTGTCAGGCATAAATGACAAGTCATCGGGTTGCGACAAATCTGTTTTGGTAACCATACCAAAGAGACAGGCCGTAGCGCTGGTTATCAATACAAAATTTATAAGTCCGTTGGCTCTCACTCTTTACTGGCTAAAAGTTCTTTAATGCTGCTTTAATTAGTAATTCCACATTTTCGGTACCAGTACCCTGCTGTTTTATAGCCTTTTCGATAGCTCTTTCCGCAGCAATTTTCGGGAAACCCAATGTAACCAAAGCCATTAACGCCTCATCCTTATTTTTATTGTACGAAGTTGCCAAAATCTGTGAAATTCCGCCTTCGTGTTTACCCATTTTTCCTTTTAGATCCACCACTATCCTTTGAGCTGTTTTATCGCCTATTCCTTTGATACTCTTTAGCAACGTGACATTGGCAGTATTTATTGCGCCGGCAATCTCTGTGGCGCTCATGCTCGATAACATTAACAAAGCACTTGAACCTCCCACCCCGCTTACCGAAATCAACTTTCTGAAAAGCTCGCGTTCTTCTTCTTCGGCAAAACCGTAATACCTGGGATTATCGTCGCGGATATAAACGCTTTCTATAAATAGCTGTGCCTCTGTTTGTTCGCCGATTTTTGAGTAGGTTTGAAGCGACACGTACAGACCATAGCCTACCCCGTTGGCTTCTATAACCATAAAAGCAGGATTTCGCGCAGCAACGTGACCTTTAACGTAATTGATGAGTGACATTCAGAGATTACTTTTTATTTTGAGCATCTACCACCGCAATGGTAATCATATTAACTATTTCGCGCACACTGCTACCCAATTGCAATACATGAACAGGTTTATTTAAACCCATGAGTACCGGGCCAATGGCTTCGGCTCCACCCAATTCCTGCATCAACTTGTAAGCAATATTGCCAGAAGCCAGGTTAGGGAAAATAAAAGTGTTTACGTCTTTATCGATAAGCGTACTGAAAGGAAATTGTTCTTTTAACAAGTTGTTATTGGTTGCGAAATTCGCTTGCAAGTCGCCATCTACGATCAATCCAGGGTAATTAGAATGTAAAATTTTAACGGCTTTAGCTACCTTATTGGGAACTTCTCCTTCAGCTGAGCCGAAATTTGTATAAGAGAGCATAGCCATACGCGGAACGATATTGTATTGTTTTACCGTATTAGCTGTTAAAACCGCAATATCCACCAGCTCTTCAGCTGTTGGATCAGCATTCATGGTAGTATCTGCAAAAAAGTACGGACCGCGTTTTGTTACCATAATGTAAAGTCCGGCAACTCTGCTAACACCTGGAAGCATGTTGATGATCTCCAAAGCTGGCCTGATCGGTTGACCGTATTTGCGGGTTAAACCGCTGATCATAGCATCCGCCATTCCGTTCTCCACCATCATGGCGCCGAAATAATTACGATCGCGCATTTGTTTTCGGGCGTCGTATTGTGTTAAACCACGACGTTGACGCTTTTGCCAGAGCATATCACCAAATTCATTTAACTTATCTTCCAGATCATGAACAGAGTCAATTAACTGCATTTCAGATAAATCAATAAAGTTCTCTTCTGCAAGTTTTTGAATTTTTGTTTTATCACCCAGTAAGATGGGCTTGGCAATACCTTCGTCGCGCACAACCTGTGCAGCTTTCAAGATTTTATAATTATCAGCTTCAGTAAATACAATGCGTTTAGGGTTGCTTTTGGCTTTATCAGCCAGGCTTCTCATTAACTTGTTATCTTTTCCTAAACGGTTTTCGAGTTCAGAACGGTAAGCGTCCCAATCTGTAATTTTTAATTTGGCTACACCACTATCAATCGCAGCCTTCGCCACAGCTGAAGATACTGCGCTAATCAGGCGGTTATCAATCGGTTTGGGAATAATATAATCAGATCCAAAGCTTAGGTTTTTAGAACCGTAAGCTAAGTTTACATAATCAGGAACAGGTTCTTTTGCCAAAGCAGCAATAGCTAATGTTGCCGCCAGTTTCATCTCTTCATTGATAGTAGTTGCGCGCACATCCATAGCTCCTCTGAAAATAAAAGGAAAACCTAAAACGTTATTTACCTGGTTGGGATTATCACTTCTGCCTGTGGCTACGATAATATCAGGACGTGCAGCTATAGCATCTTCATAAGATATTTCCGGCGTTGGATTAGCAAGGGCAAAAACAATGCAATTTGAATTCATACTTCGAACCATGTCCTGGTTCAGAATATTTCCTTTTGAAAGGCCTACAAAAACGTCGGCTCCTTTAATAGCCTCTGCTAAAGTATTTTTATCGGTTTTTTCGGCTGCAAAAAATGATTTGTACTGATCAAGGTCTGTGCGCCCCTTGTGAAGAACGCCTTTACTATCCAGCATTAAAATATTTTCCTTTTTAACGCCAACAGCAATGTAGAGCTTAGCACAGGAGTTGGCTGATGCGCCAGCTCCATTAATCACTACTTTTACCTGTGACATTTTTTTACCGGAGATCTCCACTGCGTTAAGCATTCCTGCTGCACTGATAATGGCCGTACCGTGCTGATCGTCGTGCATTAAAGGAATATCCAATATCTCCTTTAAACGGCGCTCAATTTCAAAACACTCCGGAGCCTTAATATCTTCGAGATTTATACCGCCAAAAGTGGGAGCAATATTTTTTACTGTGTTTACAAATTCGTCAATGTTTGTAGTATCAATTTCAATGTCAAAAACGTCTATGTCTGCAAAGATCTTAAATAACAATCCTTTTCCTTCCATCACGGGCTTTGAAGCCAAGGCGCCAATATTTCCAAGTCCTAACACCGCCGTTCCATTTGAAATAACCGCTACCAGGTTTCCCTTAGCGGTGTATTTGTAGGCATCTTCAGGATTTTTTTCAATTTCGAGGCAAGGTTCTGCCACTCCCGGAGAGTAAGCAAGAGTTAAGTCGCGCTGAGTGCTGTATGGTTTGGTTGGTATAACTTCAATTTTACCGGGACGTCCCTGTGAATGGTAATCTAACGCATCTTCTCTTCTAAATTTTGCCATATTTTTTTAAAACGGAAAACGAAGATAGTTAATTATTTAGAAGGAAAAAAGTGTTAAAATGTAAGAGTTTACCCTGTTTAAAACCTGCTATTTTTGGTTGAATTTACACGCAGATTTTTGCTTTGACGATAACTCGCTTTTTACAAAGAATTTTGGTCGCTTGTACTTTTCTGAAACTCCAGATAAAACACAGTTCCCAAATACTTTTCAGATGTAAAGGAAATACTTCCGCCAAAACCTTGCATGATATTTTTCACCATGGCAAGACCGAGCCCTGAACCTGTTGTTTTAGTCGTAAAATTTGGCGTAAAAATTTTAGTTTTCAGATCTTCGTCAATCCCACAACCGTTATCTCTTATGGCTACGATGACCGAAAACTCCTTTTCTTCTAGCGTAATTTCGATTTCCGGACTCTCCTGATCTTCTAAAGCCTGGATGGCATTTTTTAAAATGTTGTTGAAAACACGAAGTCCCTGGTCACGATCACCCATCACCCAAATCTCGGGCTGTACAACGCGATTTACAATGCTTACGCTTTTTCTGTTTTCAAAAATAAGTACCGAAGAGGTTAAGATTTCGGCCAGGTTAATAGGCTCAAGACGCGCTCCCGGGAGTTTTGCGAAGTTACTGAATTCATTGGCAATATTGGCAAGTGAATCTATCTGTTCTATGATTCCGATACTTGTTCTTTCAAATTTTTCCCTGAAATCATCGGGATTATTTTTCATCAAATGCTGAAGATACTGCAGGTTCAGCTTCATTGGGGTTAAAGGATTTTTAATCTCATGGGCTACTTGTTTAGCCATCTCACGCCAGGCACTTTCTCTTTCGCTCTGCGCCAGTAGATTGGCACTGTTCTCTAATTTTACAAGCATCTGATTGTACTCCGAAACCAGTTTCCCAATTTCATCGTTGCTTTGCCAGACAATTTTTTCGTTTTGTTTTCCCAGCGAAACATTACTTAATTGTTGTTTGATTAAGCGCAATGGCTGAGTGATAAAGCCGGATAAGATTAAACCAGCGAGAATACTGATCACGAATAAAATTACATACACATTTATGAGCGCACTGATAATTCCCGACAACTCATTTACAAGATCACTTTGCCTGGCGAAATAGGGAAGATTAATAAAGCCTATGAGCTGTTTTTTAGAGTCGAATAAAGGCGTGTAAAGCGACAGGTAGTTTAAAGCCCCGGCTTTATCCGTTACCGTTTCAGAGGAGGACTGATTGTCTTTTAACTTCCAAAATGCTTTAGGATTTACGAAAGATGCGGCAAGACCCATGTCATAGAGTTTAGATTCACTTGTATTAAACAACTCACCGTTTCTATAGAATAAACTGATGGGTGTATTAAACAAACGCGAGTATTCTTTTAATTTTAAATTAATGAGTTCTTTTTGTGAGGGATCGAAAACCTGTTCTGGTGTAAATTGGGCGGTAAGTTCATTGATAATAATTTGTGTTTTTTCTTCAAGTTGCTTTTTATTGTTTTTTTCAAACTGAGCGCTGACAAGCGTTCCCGAAGTAATGCCCACGGCCGACATGGCTAATAATAAGAGTACAACAATGATGGTTTGAATACGTCTTGTTAAAGTAGGACTACTAAAATGATTTGTAAATAAAGCAGAATAAACCAGGTACGAAAGGTAGGTCATCAAAGAAAAAAACAAGAGGAGGTAAGAATTGAACGTAAAAAAGTAATTCCATTTGCGCGCTTTCTGACTGATAATCACTTCCGTATTCTCATCAGGGTGATAATAATGATGAATAAATTCCTGTTCGGATCTTGCCAGCATTGAAGAATCTTGCAAAGAAAAAGGATAATTAAACTCGCCAAAGCGGCTTGTAACTTGTTCAGCACGATATACAGCGTGGCTGAAGCTTTTTAGTTTTTCTGGTTTTTGTTGCGACTGATCGAGCAGCAGGTCGGGGAAACTTCCGAGCTCTTCAAACTGTTTAGCCTCCATGACGATAAAAAGTTTCTTCTCTTTTAATTCTACTTTCCCCACATACTGAGCGTTTTTCCGGTGATTTTTCACAAAAAAAAGTTCTAGAGTAGCTGTTGAATCAGAATTTTCGCGAATAAGATCGTCAAAAAAACCTTCGTTCGTAAACCGGGGATCTTTCACATCGAATAAAGGTTTACAGTTTTTATCGAAGAGTGAAAACTGAACAGTATAGCGATCAAAATAACCGCTAAAATATTTTTGTTTGAGTAATAAGGAGACTTCCTTTTCTGAAGTCGGGATCTCATCCAAAAAATTTACCATGGTGTTCAAACCTTCGTCCCTGCCCATTTTTTCAGGAATGCCCGAGAATTCATTTTCAAGAATAGGATCTTGTTTTTCGCTGAGCTTAATTGCCAAAATACTAAGATCTTTTTCCTGATTTATAGTGATGTAGGTATTAAATAATTTAGAAGTCACCACCGACATCAACACAATTTGCAAGCCTAGCGCGAGGGCGATCTTAAAACCATAAATCCGCAACAAAACCAAAAGAAGCGAGGCATAAATCAGCAGCCAGTAATTTTCAAGAAAACCTTGCCTCTGTGTGTAAGCTTGCTGAATAGCACACAAACAAACATATAAAATAAAAAATTGAAAAGCGCCACGCCAGGTTTTGGTCGAAAAAAGAGAAAGGGATTTATTGATCAGGACAAAAAGGGCTAAGGCATAACTACTTAAGGCTCCCAAACCAATAAACACAGGAATTTTGATATTAAAGATGCTTAGAAAATCAAAACTCAGTGTAGAGTTATTAATAAGACTTATTGCCGTTTGATTAAACTGGTTAAAGACCACGAAAATTAAAACAAAAAGCAGAAAGGAAAAACTAAACCGGGCCGTGCGACTTTTAAATTGCGACGACTGAAAATGAAAAATAGCCGCTAAACACAGTAGTGTTAGAGCATTTATAAAAATATCTCCCAGATAGCCATTTACAAAAGATTCTGCGTTTCCAAAAATACGGAGATCATAGAGTTGAGTTCTGTAAAAAAAAGCCGGCCATTTTAGCCAAAGCATTAAAAAACGAACTAACAGAACTGCGGCACTGGAGGCTGCTAATGTAAAAAGAGAAGCCTTTGCAATCACATAAAGTAAAATGGCGATTAAAATAAAAACAAGGCCCAGAAAAAAAATTAATAAAGAAATTGTATCTGCGGTTTCAGAAAAGTAAACTTCGTCGTTCCCTTTTATGGAAAACAAATTTTGACCGCCAAGAGTAACTTTATTGGGCAACAAATTAGTAGTATCCATTTTAACATCTTCCGGAATGCCTGTCCAGCTTCGGAAACGGTTTTTGAGGTAATTATTTTGCAGTTCATAGGTTGGCTTTACCAGGCACAAAGCCAAAGCGGTTTTTTGACCTTCACTTCTTTTAAAGTAGAGGTAAAATCCATGTGGCATTTTTACCAATCCCTGCTCTTCGCTAAAAAACGACTTTTCTTTTTGGAGGGGAATCTGTGAATTATTCCAGAACTCTAAACTGTCTTTTTGCCAGAGATAAAGTCCTACCCTATCCTCTTCGTAATAGCGACCAAGCCCTTGCCAGTTTTTTGACAGATCGTCTTGCAAAAGCGCATTTAATCCCTCCTTACAAATAAGAGCTTTGGTTTGGACATTTTCTGAAGAAATTTGTGTTATTTTTTGGAAGGAAAGTGTTGAGCTCTGGTTGTAAAAAACAGCAGCCAAGATCAGAAAGATTCCACCAATTAATAAAATAAGACGGCCCGGGCTCTTTTTCATTTTACTCCTTGCAACTAGTAGTCAAAAAAATACTTGAAATTGACATGACATCAGCAAAATAAGGATAATTCTCATGAATCAGTAAAAAATATTTGGCAAGGATTATTAAAATGCTTTTATATTTGTAATTTACAGATATTTAATATTTTTTATGGCACAGGTAAATAAGACATCCTTAAAAGCACCAACTTTTGCACCACTAAGTCAAACCTTCAAGTATTTTTCTTTTCTAAATCAAAAGATTGCTATGATTCTTATTGGGATTGTAGGTTTTGTATTTTATATCACTTCTATTAATGGAGAATACGCGCTGGATGACGGGATTATTATTCACCAAAACGACCACGTAATTAAAGGGGTTCGTGGTATTAAGGATATTATGACGCGTGATGCTTATGAAAGTTTTTACCGTCGTATGTGCGCTACCGATCAATTAGCCGGGGGTCGTTACCGTCCGCTTTCTGTTGTAAGTTTTGCTCTTGAACAACAAGTTATTGGTAACTACCGTACTGGTTTATACATGAAGGTAGAAGATTCTAACCGGAATGGCATACTCGATAAGGACATGGTAAATTTTACATCACCTTGCGGAAGGCCTGAAACCAATTACGAATACAATGATTTTGTTGACCTTAACAATAACGGTGTTGTAGAAGGTAACGAATGTTATAACTGCTGGGATTTAAATAAAAACTTCAAAAACGAGTGGGACGAAGATCTTAACGTGGATGGAATTTTTAACGAGATCGACTGCCAGGTGTATGGCGCAAATGTGCGTCACTTCAACAACATCTGGACATTCGCTTTAGGTTGTATGCTTTTGTACCTGGTGTTTTCACGTTATTTTTTCCGCACCAACCAGGATCTTGCTTTTTTAGCTGCTTTACTTTTCACCATGCACCCAATTCACTCTGAAGCTATTGCCAATGTGAAAAGTCGTGATGAGATCTTCTCTTTGATCTTTCTCTCGCTCACGTTCTTCTACACGTTT is a genomic window of Sphingobacteriaceae bacterium containing:
- a CDS encoding Holliday junction branch migration protein RuvA, giving the protein MSLINYVKGHVAARNPAFMVIEANGVGYGLYVSLQTYSKIGEQTEAQLFIESVYIRDDNPRYYGFAEEEERELFRKLISVSGVGGSSALLMLSSMSATEIAGAINTANVTLLKSIKGIGDKTAQRIVVDLKGKMGKHEGGISQILATSYNKNKDEALMALVTLGFPKIAAERAIEKAIKQQGTGTENVELLIKAALKNF
- a CDS encoding NADP-dependent malic enzyme (NADP-dependent; catalyzes the oxidative decarboxylation of malate to form pyruvate; decarboxylates oxaloacetate); translation: MAKFRREDALDYHSQGRPGKIEVIPTKPYSTQRDLTLAYSPGVAEPCLEIEKNPEDAYKYTAKGNLVAVISNGTAVLGLGNIGALASKPVMEGKGLLFKIFADIDVFDIEIDTTNIDEFVNTVKNIAPTFGGINLEDIKAPECFEIERRLKEILDIPLMHDDQHGTAIISAAGMLNAVEISGKKMSQVKVVINGAGASANSCAKLYIAVGVKKENILMLDSKGVLHKGRTDLDQYKSFFAAEKTDKNTLAEAIKGADVFVGLSKGNILNQDMVRSMNSNCIVFALANPTPEISYEDAIAARPDIIVATGRSDNPNQVNNVLGFPFIFRGAMDVRATTINEEMKLAATLAIAALAKEPVPDYVNLAYGSKNLSFGSDYIIPKPIDNRLISAVSSAVAKAAIDSGVAKLKITDWDAYRSELENRLGKDNKLMRSLADKAKSNPKRIVFTEADNYKILKAAQVVRDEGIAKPILLGDKTKIQKLAEENFIDLSEMQLIDSVHDLEDKLNEFGDMLWQKRQRRGLTQYDARKQMRDRNYFGAMMVENGMADAMISGLTRKYGQPIRPALEIINMLPGVSRVAGLYIMVTKRGPYFFADTTMNADPTAEELVDIAVLTANTVKQYNIVPRMAMLSYTNFGSAEGEVPNKVAKAVKILHSNYPGLIVDGDLQANFATNNNLLKEQFPFSTLIDKDVNTFIFPNLASGNIAYKLMQELGGAEAIGPVLMGLNKPVHVLQLGSSVREIVNMITIAVVDAQNKK